The following DNA comes from Phalacrocorax carbo chromosome 14, bPhaCar2.1, whole genome shotgun sequence.
GCTCAGGCCGGCCGCTCCACGCAGCGAGCTCCATGGCGCACAGCCGCACCGACCCGGCGCAGTCGTGCAACTTCGTAGCGCGGGACAACTGCTGGTAACGGTCCCGTACCCACCACATCCCCCCTCACAGCCGGCGGCCCCGGGCCTCCGCTATTGCTTCTCTCCggccgcctccctcccctgccgcCCAAGGCAGCCCGCCACGGCAGCTGAAGGAGGCTGTTCGTGTGCTCACTTCACGTGTGTTTGTCAGTGCGGGTGCTCCCTCAGACACCCCCCATCTGCAAAAAGCCCAAGGTTTCCAGTGCCCGCAGTGGCACAGCCCTGAGCGGGACCAGCAAAGCAGTGAGTGACAGAGCCGGAGCGGCCAGCGCTGCCCGTGGGCTCCACGGTTTCCCTCCATCCTGCCCCTGGGTGTGAGGAACCGGGagagggctggggcagagcgggGGACAAAGGGTCATTTCATCCATCATAgccaagtaacaagcaataggacaagaggaatggcttcaagttgtgtcagggaggtttggattggatattaggcaacatttcttcactgcaagagtggtcaggcattggcacagtCTGCTCGGAGAtgtgggggagtcaccatccctgggggtgttcaaaaaccatgtagacgtggcacttcacagcatggtttaggagacataggggtgctgggttggtggttggacttgatgatcctagaggtcatctccagccctaatgattctattattctatgatcAGTCAACAGAAAATGGGAAGCATGTACGAAAAGACATTGGTCcttgcttttccagtttttcaaaaaatgtgtcATCGCAAATTTGACCTCCAATTCCTAACATAAACATCATTTGCAAGGAAGTGCATTCAcacatgctgtttcttttccaacctatagaaaatatttccccCGTTACCTCCAAGTTAGACAATCGTTAACTCATAAATAAACGTCCTGTTTTGAGGTAAAGGTCTAAAGTGTCATGCTAAAGTGCTCTGCTTTGTGACATTAGTACTTGCGTTGTGTTGGGTgttgttttaatgaaagcttTCAACGTcatcttaaatatttctgtttcaggaaaaaatacattgagAGTGAACTAGAAGCTGCAAGAAGATGGTCTCACAAATGGGGATTCTTGAAAACACCTCTTGAAGAGGTAAAACTGAATGACATCTGAGCAACACGTGAAATTTACTTGTACACAAATTCCTCTGGACACAAAATATGAGAGCACAGAAGACTAGAAAAGTACTGAGTGTGCTTTACTAAGCTAAGTTCCGAGGTAACAAGTGCACTGCTTTTAAGATGGGTTCAAAGTTTCAGTCTTCCTCTGAATAAAATACGGCAAGTGGTAATTTATATGCTCTGCATATTCTGATATATTTCTCTTGAGAAACATGACTCCCAATAGTGTTAACAAGTACTAGATGCACACtgacaggaaaatatttccccTTTGTCTATCCATATGGTAGCTTAAAAATCAAGGGGAAAAGGTTTTAGCTAATTAAATTTTCAGTGGGGGAATTTACAACGAACGAAAATATTTGGAGAGATGTCTATTCTCAGTGATGTTTAGATATTAGAATATAGTAGCACATAATGTTACATTTGGAATCACAGTATTTTATTCCTAAAGAACAGGATTGATGCAGCCCCTGAATAGCTATAAATGTACTTTCCATGGGACCAGAagtatttaatctgttttagGATTTTTTGAGGATTCACGTAGGCATCCAAGTTAGCATCTTTGAAAACTTTGGTCCTCTAGGCTTCAACATCCATCCTTGACAGCTATGGTCTGTCATGCATACCACCTTTGCATAGTACTAATAGATCTACAGCTGAAAAGTTGGCAAACTGCATTGTCACTATTAGCGAACGTGTGTATTTAGCATGTATTAATCTTTGGTTTATGGTCAtataagatatatatatatatatataaaagtataaaaGATATATTTCTAGCCCTTCTTGGACCAGTGATGTAGCTAAGAGAGTTGGAATCACTTAGCAATATTTGGCCTTCCATCTGAAATTCAGAATTACATCACTTTCTGAACCAAAAAGTACATTACAATAATTTCCAAAGCACTACAATAAGTAGTCCTGTTTTAGATGGAAGGGACAGGGAGTTCAGATGCAACAATGAGGGGAATGGTGTAGATATCAGATATTACAGCATATTTCAAGAGATAGAGTCCAATTTTTAATGttgatgttttggttttagttgattgaagatgaaaagaataaaagtacAAAGCCCAAGATACAGCTTCCAGAACATCTTCAGGTTCGACCTGTGACACCtgtggaaaaatacattaaggttagaaaattagattttaaaattgcagtaGAGCAATATCTGTCTTAAGAAACCACACAAGCTCTAAAAATCAGTTGTCTTGTAGAGGTGGGTCTTTAACTAAAGGTCAAAGTAAATTGTGTTTGCAACCCGAGCAATGCTTTAAAAGCAGTCATTTAAGACAAGGAATTGCCCTTTGGATATGGTTGTTAGTTCACAGAGCTTTCACTGTACACAATCATCTCTCTGTAAAGCACCTCCCCCCTGCGCTCCTCTGTGACATCTAGTAACAGAACTGCCGACCGTGCAGCTTAGTACTGCAGAGCGCTCACAGAGCCATTTGTGACTGCTGACCGTTCCCTGCTCGAATATACATACACGTGTCTTACTTCAAGGTTTATCACAACCTTAACTCTCAGTTTTAATTACTGGTTAAGATGCAGTAATTTTTTCTACCTTTATTTAAGACAGTCGTCTTTTTGGCAGGGGCAATGCCACTGTCCTTTTTAGTGGCACAAATTGGATTAGCCAGAAGCCAGTTCTAATCAGCCAATTCATAACTATTTGATTTTATGCTACAGGATTTATACTCACATATTCAGAGTCTAAAAGTTGTCAAACAGCTGGAAATCAGTTGAATGTGACTGATGATTTGATTTATAAATATACAGAGTGAGAATCTCCAATTAATAGGATAACTGTAAAGGCAGCTAAATCAGTGACATTGGGAGAGGAGCATATTCATAAACGGGGAAGCAGAATATGCTAACAAGAAGGAAGGTTAGTCCACTTAGAGAAgatgaaggaaacaaaagagaTTGGAAATTCCAACTTGCTGAACTAGCTTTCTTTCAAAGGATTCCAAGGGTGGGAAGATAAGGTGGGGAAGTAGTAAAAGCTTTTACTGAGAttacactgaaacaaaaattaagagcTAGTGCTGAGTATGGCAGAGAAACGAAATGGCAGCGTTTCTGCCATTAGTGCTACTTGTTCTTCAGCTTTGTCTCAAGCCTCCAATTTCAGTCAAGTTTACCTCTGCTTCAGCACAATGAGAGTGTACGTGTGTGAACAGATCTCGCAGACAGTTATCAGCTGCTGAAGTAGCATCCACAGCCTGGTGATACTGAAACAGTATAGTTTCAATTTAACCTCAGAATCTTTATTTGCTAAGGAAGATAAGGGTTAGCGGTGATTTAGGTCACCCTTTATATATGCAAAATGAAGTTTCTTAAGTCCTTATTCAGAAACGTGTCTTTCTGCACATTTACCTTCATGGTAACAGTCAACATATCTGTTCTTCTCTCTAGGTTAGCTTAGTAATTGCTTCTTCATAGTCCCTTCCCCAGATCGTAAGTGGGACATGATTTCCTTCATTATCCTGCTCAGTGGGTGGCACTTACGGccataaaaattatcttttcagagGAACTGCTCCACCTAAATATCATAAACAATTTCTGGTCTTGGCCAAAGAACAAAGTGAAGCAACTCTGGCAAGAGAACTGAAACATTGTTCTCTTGCTGTGTATTTCTCTGCTAAGTCCCCAGATGCTAAAATGATGTAACATGCCCAGTTGAGATGATTCAGCCAAAGTAAGCACAGCAGTCAGTGAACAGAggcttttggcttttgttttgtttccttttgagCTAGATTAGTTGCAGATTAACTTGATGCTTACCCATCTTTTAAAGTAGAAGGAAGGTGGAACAAATAAGTCATTCTTGATGCAAAAGCCAGCTTGGTCAGTAATATCTTTAGCATTTGGCCACCAAACTATTATTCCGTAGCTGCATTGCTACCAAATACATTACAGCAAATTAAAAGTGCTAGTTCTTCTGTTTAGAGACATTTACAAGTTTTAAAGATTAtgactattattattattcttattctataaggaaaaaaactaaaGTTGAAGATAAAATTCTTGTCCTAATAATGTCAAGCCAGTAAAGCCCTTAGAAAGgatttacttaaaaaaattaagaatttaaaaaaaaatgctaacatACACTACGAAACaatgtttgctttttgattTCCTGCTATACATACCAATTGAGGcactaaaagattttttttagaaGGGTGGTAAACGAAAGTTAGTTACTTCATTGGAATTTGGCCATTTtacttctctctttccctgtgCCTTGCTATAGAATGGGACCTAAATTATTCTAGAGACTTCTTAAATTACAAGCTATCCTCTGTTATAAATCAAGCTTGCATGCAGCTGGGCTATCTTTTGAAGTTCTTATTTCCTTCCATTAACATCAGTGTGTGTTCAGGATATCAGTACATCATACTGCATTTAAAACCACTATTTTTGATAAGTTCTCATTTCCATCCACACTACAGCACAAAAGAGGATTACAATCAAAAACCTTTTAATAATTGAATTCTACATGTTACTTTTATTCTAGGTGATTCCATCTCCTCCAGTACCAAAGACTACCCAGGGATTTATTGGCTGGAGATCAGCTGTTCCAGGGTTGGAACTTGAACATGGTTTTCAAATCCAAAGCTGCAAAGGTACCTTTTTTAAGGATTTGAAGTGGCCATGTGAGCCCTCTGACTGACATTAAGGAATAAGTTAGGCACATAGATCCATTTGCATCCCTAAGTTAATGTTCTATAGTGGACTGTTGGATTGTTAAACAttgatgctttaaaaattattcatgtaAACATCCACAATCGTTTTGAAGTGCGAACATTTTAATGTAGCATTTTACTTGTTACTGATTTTTTGAAATCTATGGCATCCGAGCTGTTAACTCTGCTTCAGGTTTACTTAGAAGTAACAATTAATAAACTCATAAAGATCACAAAGCAGGTGCTACTTTTGTTAGCATTAGTAGGactatgattttaaaatatttattgtaagtcttaaaaaaaacttACTTTGTAATGACAGAGCACGTTTTTATAATTGTTTCTCCATGAAAGCCTCCATTCAGCCTCAGTTTCTCAGCAGCTTTTTCAAACACAAACAGAGACTGCCGTGTTCCTGACaatcctgccctgctgctcacTCCCAATTAATCATTACCAGTATTGGAATCTGTGTTTAGAATTAGTTTTCAATCAGCACTCTGAACTGGCTCGCTACTGAGTTGCTCAAGTACCTTCCTAGCACAAAACCATCTCTTTTGTAAAGAAGGGGGAtgagaagaggcagaaaagagcAGCAAGGTGTGACTTAAAATTCACTTAAGCTGCCATGGAACTGCATCGTTATATTTGGAAAGAAGctttcctcatttaaaaaacaaaacacaacaagcaaacaaaaaacacctgCAGAAAAGACAATTATCAGGCTTCATCATAGTGTGTCCACTGCAGCTTGAAAAAAACAGGCAAATCATAAGGACGGTTAAGTCATAATTATTAAATGCATTGTCTTTTGTGTTGTGCGTGCTTTACAGGTGGTTTGTGTAGTTACACACGTAAGTAACTGAGTAGTTCCCAGTGCAGATGCCTGACTGGTATAAATAAAGCATACAAAGGCCATTTAGCAAAATGAAGTCGCtttcaaaaatcagttttggtatcaaaacaggattttttcaaTGAGTTGATCAGAATGCGCATGTGTTACAAAATACTTATGTTGCTTCAGTTTTGTGTATACTAATATTTATACCGCCCAGGACTGGTGAAAGCCTCAGAAACAGTAGGGGATTGCACTGGAGTTACTGGTGCAGCTACCATGGTGCTATGGATTTCAGTCTTGCAATTGATTACCTACCCAAAGATTTGCCAGGACTTTTGGAAACTCAGGAGGAGACTCATTTAGTTGTAGCAACTATTTGCAGGATATAGCTCTAATTGGCTAACGTGTTTAAACTAGGACATTGTTTAAACAAGTAACAGCCTCCAAGAAATCAACACAGGCAGCTCCTTATAACTCTCTATTACTTAAAGAGGAAAGACTTTCCTCTCTAATCCTGCTGCAAGACCTCTTTTGTATTCTGCAGCTATCAATATCTACTTCTTGAGTCAGCACTAAGTCCTTGGCTTTCATAGCAGTAGGTCAGCAGCTAGtgtttgttctttccttcttcccaagAAATGACTCACAATGATCAACATCCCacctattttttttaacatccagTTTCAAATGCccacaaaataatattttactttttccataTTCTTTACAAATAATGGAGAAGTGACTCATATCCTTTGGAAAGATTGCCCAAGAATGAGAATACATAGCAGAAGTAACTTCAGGCACATTACTTAAAAACCAGAATAAAGAATAACTTGGAATCAGACTCTGAAAATTTAAGCTAAATTGCAGTTAAGTACTAACTGTAACATGTGTAAACTGTTCTTTGAACAAGCAAGATAATTGtaagaacaatattttaaatctgtgtgCTTTCTTGTCATTGCTAGGTttgtatctttattttaatcacATGGTTCTTCAGTTCATTTTAAGGTCACATATAGATCCTCTTATTCTTGTCTGACTTATATAAACCGGTATAGTAAAGATTAATATGTAATTTAGTAGCAACATGAATAATGACATGAATTCAGGCCAAATGAAAGGGAAGCTTCAAGAccacttgttttttaaaaaatgttatattaAAGAACCAAAGCTGGCACCTAATATCCAGTAGATGTTTGTATGAAGTGAAATCCAAATCCGTGTGAGTCATGGTTTGATTCTGAAGAccaaaataaattctttgtCCAGCATCTACAGTTGGACATTTCTGAAACTTATTCCCAATGTCTGAATATTAACTCTGTACTAACAGTAAGGAGTTTTGATTATACTTCCCATCATTTGAAGTACCCTTACTTTGAGATGTACTTTGA
Coding sequences within:
- the CIMIP1 gene encoding ciliary microtubule inner protein 1 — protein: MAHSRTDPAQSCNFVARDNCWKKYIESELEAARRWSHKWGFLKTPLEELIEDEKNKSTKPKIQLPEHLQVRPVTPVEKYIKVIPSPPVPKTTQGFIGWRSAVPGLELEHGFQIQSCKGTFFKDLKWPCEPSD